The Ooceraea biroi isolate clonal line C1 chromosome 3, Obir_v5.4, whole genome shotgun sequence genome contains the following window.
tttatgaaaaatgatcATGAACTTTTTTCGATGTACCGAGAACGAAAAATTATAGATTCAAAACTGCAAATAACTTTATATCAGTAAATAAGTTCAATGATAAACGTGTGATCTCGATGAAAACTTTTAGAATTTAGGAAGGATTCGTGAAGTTACGTACGGTATTCAATAATGAACATTTAGCAAGTTGTTTTATATTCTCATCATACTTTTTCTTGTTTTGCAGAACAAAACAGATGCCGATGTCATCAGGATGATTTCTTACATTCTTATCGTAGCCGGCGCTCTCACATTTATTATCAGTTTCCTTGGATATTGCGGTGCCATGTTCGAGTCTAGATGTCTTCTCTGTGTCGTAAGTTCGTTCTAAGAAAACTTGTTCCATTCACAATTGTCGTTTGTGTACTTAATCCGAATAACATTACAGAAACTGACAACCTCAAAACATGTTGTACgtaataataacgtaataatacaaaatatataaatttcttttaaataatgtttttttgttctggaggaaatttaatttataaattcgaaaattaGTACGTCGAGAAAAGCTCTGTTTTAAGCACAACTTTTAATGTTTTTCcaatttgtaaatattaataaatttattttgacagatgcataaaaatgtaacattctgttgaagaaattacaaataatttatattatataaataatttatttggctgttttaaatattttctaatttgtttcagcattaaatttattttatttattttattcaaacttTGATGTGTGAAATTGTTTTAGaatttaatgtatattacGGAATCTTTGAACTATTGGATTGATCGGAAAGTCTATGCCGAACCACTCAGCAAAACtctgcattaagaattaattcaaaAGTTTGCGTCTGAGCTTCGCCAAAAAAATCCGCACGGATTATCGGAAACGCAAAActtattctttttaaaattattaattcttaataattttgccAGCTTATCTCTCGTAAAAGTTTTCAAAATTACTTTTCAGTATtagttacaaaaaatattattctatatttttatatatttttccattaagTTTGATTACAGGGTTATATTCGATTTTCGTTAATCATAGCTCCTCTTATATACATCAGGTATATATCGAGACGAAATGACAGAAAACGTTTTCTATGATTACAGTATGGCATTCTAATTGTGCTGGTTTTAGTCCTGGAGTGCGTGGTAGTTGGCCTTGCTTTTGGACTTAAAGGAGATGTGCGTATTTTCCTTTATACGAATAATCATCATATTCTATTTAAACTCGTTTCTATCGTCAATCAAAGATGATTGTGACAATCCCTACatttttttagctttaatataCGACGgttaatcatatttatatataaagttatatatataaatattatataagtcatatatatataaataattataaatataatttatttgagcAGGCCGAAAGGGGTATGCAGAGTTTCTTGAAATCAACCATCAAGTATTACGCAACTACCGCTGACAAAGCTGAGACAGTAACAGTTGCATGGGATGGTATCATGACTCaggtaaaattattaatctaattacaataattaatgcctcaaaactttgtattaattcttgatACAAAGCTTTGAAGTTTGCAAAAAAAGAACGGATTTTCCGTTCAAGCCAATACATTGTGACCGATCATGAAGAGAAGAAATGTATTGATGGAAACGTTGCGTTTATATCGTAGTACTTTAAAATCCATCAGTGTTAACAATTGATAAGCGGAAAGTATGATATTATGTACGTAGAATTTATCTCGGTGAACGTCACGCTATTAAATTGGTAGTACAAGTGATGCACGAGGGGAGATAATAGTCCGGTTAACGTTTATATAACGTACCTCTGCCGTTCATCTATCTCTTCGGTTACAAATAGTTTTCACGAGGAGACGGCAACAATAAgtggaaaaatatgaaattttcccTTGTACAACACTCGCGCGAAGGAACAACATCTAATATCGATGGAAATGTTCTCAGCTTCATTGTTGCGGCGCGGAGAGCTACCGAGACTTCAGCGAAAACACGAATTTGACTGGAAAGATGGTACCTGAGGCCTGCTGCATAAAGGAGAATGGTGTTCTGAAGGATCCTTCGTGTCCGATCAGTCCCACCGCGTCTAACTCGTATTATCAGACGGTGAGCTATTTTGCAGTCTTACCGTTGTCTCAATGaccgtttttatttttattgtacagtATAAGTAGCGCAAAatcgatatatgtatatacatatattcgtaTAAAGTAGATTTTTCCCTTGACAACTTTGAGCGTGAGCGTGACTCGATACTGGCATTGCGTGCGCCTAATTTTCGAAGCTATCCGTAGAGATGTAATTGAGCAGATAGtctgatattatattatacgctGTTatgctttgatatttttacgCGATAGAATAATGTTTACACGCAGACTTTTCACGcgtatgaatttatttatatatttattattaaaatattattatattaattaaatattattattacattatattattatatttttatttttctaaagaatCTAATTTGTTAAAGAGTTACATGTAAATTCGATCGAAAAACATCGACATttctttgataataattttatttttttaattctcgatataatatttatatcaataatttttatattgattgaaaataaatttaaataaatttataaccgATTCCTGAATAATATTAAGGAATCAGGAGGAGGTTTctcacaattaatttaaattatctaaacaattttatacataaaagttaaaaatacgTCGAAGTAAGCTGATGTAAGCacgcttatttatttatgttttcaGGGTTGCTACAAGGCTATAGTGAACGCTATCGAAGAGAATGCGGCGATAGTGATTGGCGTGGCCGCTGCTCTGGTCTTCATCGAGCTCCTGGTTATTATTCTGGCGCTGTATCTCGCTTGCTGTTACTGGCGTCCACAACATGGTAGGCTCGGTGTTAAAGttagttattaaaaacaaaataatcgtTAGTACACGCGCGAAGATGATTTACCGATTTTCTACCGAACAATTGCCTCGGTCGTTAGGGATGTCAATTCTGTTGATTCacggtaaaatatatatatatgacctCTTTGACACTTTGCAGTTTATCGATGCGTAGAACCTCCCAGCAAGGAGTAACTTCGAGAGCAGAATATGCTAAGCTTTCTGCCGTGAAAAGAACGcagttctttttcttttaaggaCTTCGCGAATATATCTCGACTCTGTGTTTGTATGCGTATATGTGATATACACGTACAAAACGTAtctgtatatgtgtatgtacgcaCCTAcacaatgtatgtatatgcatatatgtgtgtagGTATGTATACGCATACGCACATACATGTATCTTCGCGTTTTCCCACGCAATGGCGACGCAAGTCGATTTCAGTAGCCATCGTGCCGCATCCAGCTGCATAATCTGAAAAACACGATGACGTAATAAGAATTTGAAAATGGGTTGCGAATCAGAAGCGATTCACGGAGCACGTTTACTttagtaataattaactaAAAATCTCAATCAGGCAGTCGATCACGATCGCTTTCGCTATTCGAGCACTTTGACTGTTCGCCATTGATGTACAAATTTCTATGAAAATTGCGTTGAGCGGAAAAACACACGCAACGTTTCGTGGTGTTGTTTGTTAACGTCGAATCACCGTCAAGTTGATTATCGCATGTGCCAAATTAAACGATCAACATGTGCATCAAATCAATCATGACTACCCTAAATAAACGTTGAGAATTTTATTCTGACGTTATATAAGATGCCATGAGCCAAACGTATTTGCTTTCATCGAGATTCAATTATATTGAAACTATATTGTGATATAATGTCATAGTTGATCTTgagaatattcattattattgtaacGAGTAGCTCGTTCCATTGACATTCCTCAATGCATGTTGAAGATAATCCCTCTTTACCGTTCTGAAGAAACTAAATGAAGGAAATGCTATTTTGGTATGGCAGAGATACAAAGTACAATGTAAAGTAGATTtggaaattttgcaaatattttagtGATTCATCGATCAAATCTGGCAATCATCTCGATGCTCAGATGTTCAAATAGGacgttataaaattttctaactTTAAGAAACTGCGATTTGTTAGACTTTTTAAACCACAGTTGTTATTCTTTTCTGCCAGAAAGCTATCTcactaaattaatttagtcataTAGATCCATATTGATTCTAATTTAGTGAGGTAGCTTTCTGGcagaaaagaataataactGTGTTTTAAAAAGTCTTAACAAATCGCAGTTTCTTAAAGttagaaagttttataacgtCGATTATTCGAACATCTGAACATCGAGGTGATTGCCAGATTTGATCGATGAATCACTAAAATATTGACAAGTTTAATGATTTGCTGGCGaagtaataatttctattttgaaattttgttcaCATTCCTACGTATGTTGATAGCATGATATTCGTTCCGCTCAACGTGCGCTTGAATGTTTCAGCGATCTGTATCGATATCTTTATTCAGTATCGTCACGTTGCATTATGTTGTGCGTTATTCAGACACTTTAACGCTCCAAATAAGCTTGGATcacaatattgtatatattaaaccGGGAATATTTCTGGAGCGCCAACAACAATTTTACAGCATCTTAATTCTTGCACAAAGAGTAAACACTTGATAACAAGTAGCCAAATACGCGATACGCGTTAATGATTTGCTTTAATTGTTTGTATAATATCAATTACGATCCCTCATGGAACAATTGACTTTCCCCACTTGATTCTTGATGTTTGTTCGATCGTTGATATTGATACAATTGCACAATTATTTCCAATATCTCACATTCCGTTGTGTCAGTACGAACAAGATTCAGCACATGATTTTTCGTACCCTTATTCGATTGAATTCGAATTGACCGATAGTAAGAGCAATGTTGAGTGTAGCACAGTTTCTTGTTCGGGCGTCGAAAATGACGAGACGAATGGTTTCGTCATTCAAGACGATGATTATTACAATGATGATTGTTATAATGTACACGCACATATCCATCTGATCTGATTTCACGATCCATCCTATTAAAAGTAGATCCCTTTTCCTCTATCGGAAGGCATTGACAAATGGACGTTCTTTTAGCTTGTGTAGACGTATCGTCGAGACAGGCCTGGTGAAGTGCTGAAGTAAGGATGATGATTTTTGGATGGGGTTTGCTTTCAAGTAAGACGGAGACGAAACTGTCAATTTGACAGCTCATTTCTCCCCGCTGCGGCCTCGCTGCAGCTGCCTAGTGATCTATCGCCCGCTCGACAAGCGTTGAATTCTTTCGTGAATTCTATGAGGCATGGTAGCTTTGCCCTCCATCCTTGCATGGCCATGCTGTTGTATATAATTCggcagagacagagagaaacagaTATACAATACAGATAAACAAAGAAAGGCCCGATTGCATTGCTGTAGCTGCAGCTCATAAGGTGCAGAGCGGTCATTGTTCACGTGTGACGACTTACTTGAAATGGGATATACGTATATTTCttgcaaaatgatatatatatatatatatatatatatatatatatatatatcacagaGCAGATGCTAGATACACACACTCTGTGATGAAGGAAAttataatggaaaatataaaattagtacTGTGCATAATAGCTCAGtcattaatcaaattattattcttattaattattatagcaTCTACGCCTCTCTCATAAGCGCATTTCTTTCTAATTGCCGGTTCTTTGACCAATTCTCGAgctaattttcttttactaaAAATATCAGGGATGATTATAATTGATCTTTCCTCAGCTTCTAACATTTCTTCTAACATTTTTCGGATTAAAGATCACAAATTGTGAAGGTCTATG
Protein-coding sequences here:
- the LOC105281344 gene encoding tetraspanin-1 isoform X3, whose translation is MGCLSQCAKYFLCFFNFVFFIAGGAALTVGIWLFADRSSFINLISKLDQSEILNKTDADVIRMISYILIVAGALTFIISFLGYCGAMFESRCLLCVYGILIVLVLVLECVVVGLAFGLKGDAERGMQSFLKSTIKYYATTADKAETVTVAWDGIMTQLHCCGAESYRDFSENTNLTGKMVPEACCIKENGVLKDPSCPISPTASNSYYQTGCYKAIVNAIEENAAIVIGVAAALVFIELLVIILALYLACCYWRPQHVLTCWCCC
- the LOC105281344 gene encoding tetraspanin-1 isoform X2 encodes the protein MGCLSQCAKYFLCFFNFVFFIAGGAALTVGIWLFADRSSFINLISKLDQSEILNKTDADVIRMISYILIVAGALTFIISFLGYCGAMFESRCLLCVYGILIVLVLVLECVVVGLAFGLKGDAERGMQSFLKSTIKYYATTADKAETVTVAWDGIMTQLHCCGAESYRDFSENTNLTGKMVPEACCIKENGVLKDPSCPISPTASNSYYQTGCYKAIVNAIEENAAIVIGVAAALVFIELLVIILALYLACCYWRPQHVYRCVEPPSKE
- the LOC105281344 gene encoding tetraspanin-1 isoform X1; protein product: MGCLSQCAKYFLCFFNFVFFIAGGAALTVGIWLFADRSSFINLISKLDQSEILNKTDADVIRMISYILIVAGALTFIISFLGYCGAMFESRCLLCVYGILIVLVLVLECVVVGLAFGLKGDAERGMQSFLKSTIKYYATTADKAETVTVAWDGIMTQLHCCGAESYRDFSENTNLTGKMVPEACCIKENGVLKDPSCPISPTASNSYYQTGCYKAIVNAIEENAAIVIGVAAALVFIELLVIILALYLACCYWRPQHACVDVSSRQAW